In Vitis riparia cultivar Riparia Gloire de Montpellier isolate 1030 chromosome 19, EGFV_Vit.rip_1.0, whole genome shotgun sequence, the following proteins share a genomic window:
- the LOC117909475 gene encoding cytochrome P450 CYP72A219-like, whose amino-acid sequence MKHSSVAISFGFLTVLISCLWRLLNWVWLRPKRLERCLREQGLAGNSYRLLHGDFKEMSMMLKEAYSRPISLSDDIAPRVLPFHCHFIKKYGKNSFAWFGPNPIVNIMEPELIRDVLLKSNVFQKPPPHPLGKLLVSGLVTLEGERWAKRRKIINPAFHLEKLKNMLPAFHLSCRDMVTKWKMLSVGGSCELDVWPYLENLTGDVISRTAFGSSYEEGRRIFQLQKEQTHLAIQVTMSVYIPGWRFLPTKTNRRMKQISKEVYALLRGIINKREKAMKAGETANSDLLGMLMESNFREIQEHQNNKKIGMSVKDVIEECKLFYLAGQETTSVLLVWTMVLLSEHQNWQARAREEVLQVFGNKKPEADGLNHLKIVTMIFHEVLRLYPPVAMLARAVYKDTQVGDMCFPAGVQVVLPTILVHHDHEIWGDDAKEFNPERFAEGVLKATKNQASFFPFGWGPRVCIGQNFAMMEAKIALAMILQHFSFELSPSYAHAPFSILTMQPQYGAHLILRELQC is encoded by the exons TTGAGACCAAAGAGGTTAGAAAGATGCCTTAGAGAGCAAGGCTTGGCTGGGAATTCTTATAGGCTTTTGCATGGGGACTTCAAAGAGATGTCCATGATGTTAAAAGAAGCATATTCAAGACCAATCAGCCTCTCCGATGATATTGCTCCGCGTGTCCTGCCCTTTCATTGTCATTTCATTAAGAAATACG GTAAAAATTCCTTTGCATGGTTCGGTCCAAATCCAATAGTAAACATTATGGAGCCTGAGCTAATAAGGGATGTTTTGTTGAAGTCCAATGTCTTTCAAAAGCCACCCCCACACCCACTTGGCAAGTTGCTGGTTTCTGGTCTGGTGACCTTGGAAGGCGAACGATGGGCTAAACGTAGAAAGATCATCAACCCAGCTTTCCATCTAGAAAAGTTGAAG AATATGTTGCCGGCATTTCATCTGAGTTGTCGCGACATGGTGACCAAATGGAAAATGCTTTCGGTGGGGGGATCATGTGAGTTGGATGTTTGGCCCtatcttgaaaatttgacagGGGATGTGATTTCTCGGACAGCATTTGGTAGTAGCTATGAAGAAGGAAGAAGGATATTCCAGCTCCAGAAAGAACAAACACATCTTGCAATCCAGGTTACAATGTCAGTTTATATCCCGGGATGGAG GTTTTTACCCACAAAGACGAACAGGAGGATGAAGCAAATAAGCAAAGAAGTATATGCATTGTTGAGGGGTATCATTAACAAAAGGGAGAAGGCAATGAAGGCTGGCGAAACTGCTAATAGTGACTTATTAGGTATGCTAATGGAATCCAATTTTAGAGAAATTCAAGAACATCAAAATAACAAGAAGATTGGAATGAGTGTCAAAGATGTCATTGAAGAGTGTAAGCTATTCTATCTTGCTGGCCAAGAGACAACCTCAGTTCTGCTTGTATGGACAATGGTCCTGCTAAGCGAGCATCAAAATTGGCAAGCTCGTGCAAGAGAAGAGGTTTTACAGGTTTTTGGGAATAAAAAACCGGAAGCTGATGGATTAAATCACCTAAAAATT GTTACCATGATTTTTCATGAGGTTCTTAGGTTATACCCACCAGTAGCAATGCTTGCTAGAGCTGTTTATAAGGACACTCAAGTGGGAGACATGTGTTTTCCAGCTGGAGTGCAGGTCGTGTTGCCCACCATCCTAGTTCAccatgatcatgaaatttgggGGGATGATGCAAAGGAGTTTAATCCAGAGAGGTTTGCAGAAGGAGTTTTGAAGGCAACAAAAAACCAAGCTTCATTTTTCCCATTTGGTTGGGGTCCTCGGGTATGCATTGGACAAAATTTTGCAATGATGGAGGCAAAAATAGCTTTGGCAATGATCTTACAACACTTCTCATTTGAACTTTCGCCATCCTATGCTCATGCTCCTTTCAGTATCCTAACTATGCAACCCCAATATGGTGCACACCTGATTCTACGTGAACTTCAGTGTTGA